A section of the Rhizophagus irregularis chromosome 16, complete sequence genome encodes:
- a CDS encoding uncharacterized protein (SECRETED:cutsite_TFA-FK; SECRETED:prob_0.9427); SECRETED:SignalP(1-19) — protein MKLIIFIIVLFLTFFKTFAFKSFDNCYDHGSIFESVRFIVEGLVELKLVQPDKTQVPCCLQQGVMIIKDYMIYKDDGSKDPLFTFVGDRTWVNGYDRSNILHKIYCNNNSFNCDSLYEGDYEYTRLDSYDTSKLTRGDEIIVSLTTYSHCYYSSETICLGSCNPVFHIPYFPPINSSLSD, from the exons ATgaaacttataatttttattattgtattatttcttACTTTCTTCAAAACTTTTGCTTTTAAATCTTTTGACAACTGTTACG atcaTGGAAGTATATTTGAAAGTGTTCGGTTCATAGTAGAAGGGCTGgttgaattaaaattagttcAACCAGATAAAACACAAGTCCCATGTTGTTTGCAACAGGGAGTAATGATTATTAAAGATTACATGATTTATAAAGATGATGGCTCAAAAGATCCACTTTTTACTTTTGTGGGAGATCGTACATGGGTAAATGGGTACGATAGGAGTAATATCTTACATAagatttattgtaataataatagctttaATTGTGATTCACTTTATGAAGGAGATTATGAATATACACGACTTGACAGTTATGATACCTCAAAATTAACTCGGGGAGATGAAATTATAGTGTCACTGACTACATATTCTCATTGTTATTATTCCTCTGAAACAATTTGCTTAGGTTCTTGCAATCCTGTATTCCATATTCCTTATTTTCCACCAATCAATTCATCTTTATCAGATTAG